In Pseudorasbora parva isolate DD20220531a chromosome 1, ASM2467924v1, whole genome shotgun sequence, the DNA window ATGCCCTGTAATGAAGACTTTTTGTGAATGTATACTTTTAATAATTGTCTATTTAATTATACATACGGTCAAActaatttaatttgaataattaACTTTAACATTAGATTAAGGCATCAAATGTGATTGTTTGAgaatttgtgttatttaaagcactgtttttttctctttcctcAGCTGTGGTTGGTCTCTTGTACCCTTATTTGGACCGCCATCTTGGAGAGCCACACAAGTTCAAACGGGAGTGGGCAAGCGTGATGCGCTGCATTGCCGTTTTTGTGGGCATCAATCACGCCAGTGCTGTATCCTTACCGGTGCCATTCATTAAATTGTAGTCGTTGTGGACAATGAAAAAGTTTAAActgttttgagatttgttttTTAAGGCTGCAATACACCACACCACTTTAAAATCTGATTTTGAAATCTGATTTTTAGCATTATACACCTGCTAACTTCATAAATTGTTACTGAGGACTTGCACTAACTGATGATCTCACACACCAGACTTTCAAGTTTAATTTCATTCTGAAAACAACAAACCCGCAAAAATATAGCCAAAAGTGGTGCACTGCGTTCCAGCCTTAAGTCAAAACATATGCATTATTATTGTACTTGAACATATTTCTTCTAATACCAGTGAGCACTCACATGAAGTCTcaaaacatttgtttatgtaatataatatttgttaatgtaatatataatatttatccAAGGAAACTGTTCACCTAGAACTAACTATTTCCTTAAATCAAAGTACCTCACAGAAACTGGACTTTGCCAATAATATGCAGCTTTCATTAACTCTGGCTGCCCTGTCTCTGGGCCTGTGGTGGACTTTTGACCGTTCCAGGAGTGGCTTTGGTTTAGGGCTGACCACTGCTCTTCTAGCCACTCTCATTGCTCAGCTGCTGGTCTACAATGGCATCTACCAGTAAGTTATGACTGAGTGACACGTATAGAGTGGTAAACATTTTGTCATGTGTCATCTATTACCAAGTAGCGGCTGAGTCACCATATTTAGATTTGCATCTGTAGAACATGTTCAGTCATCAGATATATTTTTGTAAGTGTTTTAGTCTGAATGTATTTCTCCCCCCCCCCAATATCTTGAATTGAACCATTGTGTGAGGTTATTAGCTATTTGTTTCAATGCTTTATTCTTTTTCTCAGGTATACATCTCCAGACTTCTTGTATGTACGTTCATGGCTGCCTTGTATATTCTTCTCTGGTGGAGTGACAGTAGGGAATATCGGTCGACAACTAGCTATGGTAAGAAACATTACCTCATATTTTCTGCTTCAACCCTTTTTTCCTGTCTTTCATATTCCATGAAGTAATTAATGTACAGTAACTCTATTACATTACTTAAGTATTGTCTTTAGTTTCCTGGAGTGCTTTGCACTAGGCCAGAGGACACTTTTGTTTTCGAGTTCAGAAATGAAGCTTAAATTTGGCACACCCACAGAAGCAAAAGTGAAACTCAGTACCCTGGGATAGTTCAGCTATTTACAGCACTCCACTCACTGTAAATGCTTACTTATAGGACGGTTTAGGAACCAAAGACCCAGGTTATTACACACAACAATTtcaatgtttacattttaacataCAAACTTGAGCACTATTCAGACAAATAGTTTTGTAAACAATGTTTGAGATAGTCGTTAATAAAAGAAGTCTGTGATTTCATAAACTGATTGAGATGTAGTTGGGATCCAagttaatttattataaaaagcaGCACAATGACTATTTTAGCTTCGGTCACAGTGTTTGATGAAGGTCAGAACTGTACCCAAATGGGATTTCTTTGTGGACCCATGAGTTGGCTTGAAAGTTGTTTGTAGCTTGCCCTGCTGTGTTTGAGAAAAAAAGGAAATGCACTTGATATCAGGGAAAACTAGGGATTTAGACTGTACTTCATTCTCTTAAAACACTCCTAAATTAATTAGAAATGTGTTCGGATAAATGTGTAAACATCTATCAAGTGCATTCATTTAGAGTTATCAGTTCAAGTTGCCAGTGCTGGTGACACCCTCTCTATCTTGTGCCTGGGCTGAAACGTCATGCCTGGACATCTTAATTATTTGCTGATTGCAGTCCGAGGCACGTTTGCGCCATCCCATCCAAGCCTTCTCAGTCAGCTGTGCCTCTTTGTCTTGCTGACTTAACCTTATTCTTTCTCCATAAGGGCGTGAAAGCAGATTACGCTCCTTGTTTTTCATGCTAATGGTCAGAGAGATGGTAAACAAAGTGCTTTACTGGCTCCAAGTGGTACATTCTGCATGTTGTTgttacttgttttgtttttttgtttttccaccAAGTTGGCACTGGCTGATTTTGCTTGACAAATTGGGATTAGTGCTCTGCTAGTATTTTTCTCAACTTTCTTTATGAAGTGGCCAGTTGAGCGATCAGTTGGACTGATGTACCTAATAATAAAGAACCAGAACCTTAGTATCTGTCTTCAGCCAACTACTTCTGAATAGACCTCTTGACCAATTAAAATTAGTATGTAATGTATTCGTACTAACAATGTATTATGATTACCATTTAAACCAtgtttgaataattaaatatagTAATATGTAGTTCTTTTAGAGATTGCTCTTCTTaggaggctggatgtggatgtGAGAGAGAGTTGACCTATGAGAGGCTATCATATTTTGCAGGGTTCCCCCATCCACACAAGCCTTGTATAATTTGTGTTTGTCATATATATAGTGCAAACTAATTATAGTAACAATTTTTAAGGGGCCAAGTGGGCTTAAACTGGACAAGGTTCATCTTTGTGACAAATCCAATTTTTAATTGCTTAAAGTACCTTTTTTAAATGCACACTTGGAGTGCTGGAacgtatttaaataaataatgcaagCTGAGTGCTCTGATTTTCAATACTTAACTATACAGTTGCTGCATGTCCCTATATTCTATGGAAATTAGGCACAAAATGAAAATCAAGCTGTTTTATTTGGTTATGCTAGATGTGCAAACACTGTATTTTCTTTACTAACTGACTGTCTGTTTTCACACAGGGCTCGACTGAGAAGCCTCATAATGACTAAGCGGGTGTCGGAGGTCATGAAATGAGCTTCAAGGAGTGCCAAAAAAGAGGGCGTGCAAACTGAGACTCTATATCGGGTGTCCCTGGTTTCTGTCCAAGCGTAACTTCTGCTCTTAATTTTTGCTCCTCTTTAAAATGATACAAGAAAACAAAAGAGTGGGTTGGTCTGAGCTGGCCCGGTGTGCCATGAACAGCACCTTCAAACAGCCAAAAGAATCCCCTGGCATTCGTTATTACCATCAGCGTCGTCATTGTTACAGTTCCTTGCAGTAGTGTTACTGGTAACATCAGTCTCCTTATTACCAGGTTGCTGGACTGCCAATATAGGACTGTACAAAATCTTAGCTTGGTGAAACTTTGTGTATAcaaatgagtgtgtgtgctgGTCCAATGTATAAGGCCAGGGGGGGAAAGGTGTTGTGGAAgtgcacattttttttgtgtattttactTTGTGCTGGAGAACTGAAAGAGAAatcaaagggaaaaaaaaaaattcaagacTGTGCGAAATACCTATTATCCAAAGAGGTCTGTGTACTGTCTATATAGGATTTGTTgtagttttatttttgaaaacgCCTGCAGAACTGCAAGACTCCCATACAGACTGACCACCTTGAGTGTTATGAGAACCAGAGAGGTTTGATTGCCAATCACATTTGTGCCCGCTGGTTAGTGTAGTATATTGACTGAATTTATCATGTTTCTATTGTACTTTGTTGCTAATACAGACCAAAAGTAAAACTAGCATCATTAGTTATTGAGAAATTAAGTGGCACCTTGAAATAAAAATCAAACCAGTTAAAACATCGAGGATGCCTATTTGTATTCATGTAAACTCATAGAATCATTTGAAATGATGTAATGAAGTCCATTTGAAGGTTTCTAAATCAAAAGGTTGGAAGGCCTCAACGGTTTGCAATCTGTGATTGCCTTTGTATTATAGAATTAAGTGCTTTTGTCACTTCTTCTCCAGTACagtcattttcttttctttttttctttgtgctTCATGTATTGTGTATTGTTTATCACCTATAGCCGCTTCTATATAATATGAGAGGTATCACTGGGCTAGTGTGTAGGTTTGGGGATCTTAGCCTATTAAGTGCAATCAGTTTCTTTGAGCTTGGTATTCTTTCatatttattactttttacaATGTTAAGGTACCCCAGGCGACTCATATGCA includes these proteins:
- the insig1 gene encoding insulin-induced gene 1 protein, coding for MPRLEEHCWSCSCSTSVKTKDLSSASWVVSKTGEMMSIITSVLSHAYGSVHSIQSANLIRRGLVLFIVGVVLALVLNLLQIQRNVTLFPEEVLDTLFSSAWWIPLCCGTAAAVVGLLYPYLDRHLGEPHKFKREWASVMRCIAVFVGINHASAKLDFANNMQLSLTLAALSLGLWWTFDRSRSGFGLGLTTALLATLIAQLLVYNGIYQYTSPDFLYVRSWLPCIFFSGGVTVGNIGRQLAMGSTEKPHND